The window aaattaaaatattattacttgaAAACATAGTCCTTTgaaaatatgagcccaaaataTACAAGTCACCAAAACATCATTATTCCAAAAACAGCTTTAAATGAACAATTCCATTTATTCCAAAAACAGCTTAACAACAATTTCACTTATtacaaaaacataaaacttACATTATATACACAAAATAGAAATTACAGTAAATTAAAGATCAACAAACAAGGCCAGCTAccttcatattattattattatttttattattattattattgatctaGGTAGCTAGTGCCCATGGTGTCCTGGAAGCTTTTCCTTAATCTTCTCAAGCATACTCTTCTTCTCATGCAGTGGCTCCGCCGGATAAGTAGTAACCTTCGCCGCCGGAACAGTCGCCGGAAATGCAACCGGAGCAGCAAACGCTCCCtcttccttctccttctcctttcCCAGATTCAGTTTCTCCCTCAGCTTCTCTTTCAGTCCCTTCTTCCTTCTTCCACCCATACCATCATCCTCCTCCGACTGCAAttaattccaaattaataaattattattattatctaaaaaaataaagggttaGAGAATAATTTAAACTTGCCGAGCTAGAACTTGAACTGGATGAACGATCAAGCTTAGTCTTCATCGAGGAGGGCTTATCAATCTTCTCCACCGGATGACGACCGCCGCTTAGAGCGGCACCGCTCATAACGGCGGAAGACTCTTCTTTCTTAAAGAAATCTACGGGCTCATCTTTCTTAAACAAATCCACGGGCTCATCTTTCTTAAACATGTCTTTCAGTGTTCCTCCGGCGCCTACGGGGGTTGCAACTCCGGTGATATGAACTGGGTTGCCGTGTTCGTCGGTCAGTTTAACTGGATTGCCAAGTTCATCGGTTAGCTGAATTGGGTTTCCGAATTCGTCGCGTAATTCTGCCATTTGATcgagaaattaagaaaattaattgtGTAATAGTTTGGATGAGGAGATGAGAAGAGGAAGAAGGATGTTTTATAACGGTGAGAAGAGAGAAAGTATGTCGGTGAAGAGATGAGGATTTTGATTTGCATGTAGATGGTAAGGTGAGAATGGGACACGTGTTGGAGAAAATAGGACACGTTTCAATATGTCTGGCAGATAACAATGATCTCGCGCCGATTATTTTATTCGGATTTAGACgatcaatttcaatttatttatttattttttgaaatcaaGATTATTATATGATACAAATATTTGAGAACTATTTACCAACTAAATACaagatttgattttgaatttaaatatatatgtagaatatattattagattaaagtcatgagtttaatgattattaaatgaataattatagATACTCgtttagtatttgtttatttggtgacgtgacagaacaagtattaataatatgatgGACCTTCATATATTGTAGGCTTTGGTTTCAACTAGGGTGAGGTCCCtaagacaaatattatttaagaaacatGAGAGGGAGATTCAAAAAAGAACTCTCACGCATTCTCTCTCAACTCTCCTCCGTTTTCTTGTCCATTGATTTCCCCGTCAATATCATAGGAGAACGGATAATACTTAATCTTTGAAGACCTAGCCGTTCCTTTCAAAAACAGATCAATCCGGATCTACAATGAGATCATCTTCAGGTACGTTTCCGCTgcgttataattatagtttatattcATGATTAGGATAATGATAAACTTTTTATAATGATCATATTTAAATCtggattgatttattatttttttaattaataataaataaaatatattattttatttttattatcattactaTTAAATTACAAGataaataaggaaataatattctctattatttatgaatcaataatttttataatgatcGTATTTGAATCTGGATTggattggtttatttatttattttttaattaataataaataaaatatattattttatttttattatcgttactattaaattacaaataattattaagaaaataaaataaataaggaattgataatataatattttattattattattaaataaataaggaattgataatataataatttttttattatcattaaataaataaggaattggtaatataatatttatttttttatcatcattaataaagaatttatattatattaaataatattaacggctaagaaatgaattattagaatctgttttattaaattagataataatattaataatctaatatttattctatttaaataaaataattttatctcatCAAATTGACCTTTATTtcgtaattattttatttaaatttttaagaatgattgtatattttttttttatttcatgtgTTTATTGATTTACCCAAAGGTTGATCAATACTtgacataaatataaatatactctGGTAATAAATGTGtgacaattattaaattttcatgtgaattatacttttatctaaagataaatttattagttttacagAATTTATTGTTAAGATTTTATTATTGCAACAAGAGTATCgtttacaattaaaattattatccaaAGATTTGGTTTTAATGCTGTGTTTGGTATCTTGCGATGAGGTTAaccataatttgtttattatttaaatatttgtaataatgtgagtgtttttatttctttgttAACTTCAGGATCTGGTTCTTTGATATCTGCTAACTATTCAGTCCCCATTTTATTGGGGGACAACTTTAAGAACTGGAAAAAATCTATTTTGATTCATTTGGGCTGTATGGATCTGGACTTAGCATTAAGGATAGACCAACCCACTCCTCTTACGGATGTAAGCACTACTGATCAAAGGCAGATGTTTGAGAAGTGGGAAAGGTCTAATCGTTTAAGTCTGATGATCATAAAGAAAAGCATTCCAGAAATATTTCGAGGTACGATATCTGATGATATCACTAAGGCTGAAGAATTTCTTATCGAGATAGAAAAACGCTTTACTAAAAGCGATAAGGCGGAAATGAGTACTTTTCTTAAGTCACTCATTACCATGAGGTATCTCGGGAAGGGGAACATAAGGGAGTACATCCTTAATATGTCCAATGTCGCTTCAAAACTGAGAGCACTCAAGTTAGACCTTTCAAAGGACATGTTAGTCCTATTGGTCCTGCTCAATACGATTAGTTCAAAATTAGTTATAACTGTCAAAAGGAGAAATGAACTCTTAATGAACTCATTTCTCACTGTgttgaagaggaagaaagaatgAAGCACAAAAGGACTGAGGAGGTACATATGATTGGAACCTCGAAATATGTCGGCGGTAATAAATGAAAGTTTAAGGCCATGAAGATTGAGACTGCTAAGGCTCCAGTTCCAGCTCCTCAGGCTCGTCCTATGGAGAAATCTTGCTTCTTTTGCAAGAAGACTGGACATGAAAGAAGGATTGTGCCAGCTATCACAATTGGTGTGTAAAGAAAGGTACTGTTCTTACTTTGTTTTATTCTGAAGTTAATCTAGCTTTAGTGTCTCGAAACACTTGGTGGTTAGATTCTGGTTCAACTACTAACATCAGTGTTTCAATGTAGGGTTGCCTAAGCCACCGAAGCCCAATTGATGCTGAAAGACGCATTTACTTTGGAAATGGGGAATCGGTCGAAGTGGAAGTAGTTGGCAATTTTAAATTGTTGCTAAGTACTGGgcattttcttgaattaaaagACACTTTTACTATACCGTCATTTAGACAGAATTTGGTTTATGTTTCTTATTTGGACAAATTCGGTTATTATTGTTCGTTTGGAAACAATGAAGTTACATTgtctttgaattcaaatttggttGGTTTTGGTACTTTTATGTTGAATGACAATTTATACATGCTTGACACTTTCACTTCATATCATGAAACCCTAAATGTGCAAACAAGAGGTACTAAgcgaaaattaaataattcaagtttatTATGGCACAAACGTTTAGGTCATATTTCGAAAAATCGAGTTGAAAGACTCATTAAGGATGGAATCCTTGATTCCATAGTTTTTTTCGGATATTGAGGTTTGTGTTAACTGCATTAAAGATAAACAGACCAAAGTGAAGAGGACAAGTGCTTATCGAGCTACAGAAGTCTTAGAGTTGATACATACAGACATTTGTGAGCCATTTTCCACACCTTCGTGGAATGGTCAACAATACTTTGTATCATTCACAGATGTTTATTCTCGATATGGCTATCTTTACCTCATAAGGGAAAAATATGAGGCAGTGGACATGTTCAAAGcatttaaggttgaagttgaaaATCAACTCAACAAACGCATTAAGATCATCAGATATGACCGTGGAGGTGAATATTACGGTAGAAATGATAGATCGAGTGAACAACGTCCAGGCCCTTTTGCTGACTCCCTTAAAGAGTGTGGAGTAGTCCCTCAATACACCATGCCGGGTTCTCCTAGCATGAATGATGTTGCAGAGAGACGTAATCGCACATTAAAAGATATGGTTCGAAGTATGATATGTCAAACTACTTTGCCAAAATCTTTTTATGGGGAAGCATTGAAAACTGTAGTCTACATTCTTAATCGAGTACCGACTAATACGACaatcaaaacaccttatgaactcTGGACTGGGCGTAAACCCAACTTACGTCATTTTAGGGTGTGGGGATGTCCAACTGAGGCAAGG is drawn from Impatiens glandulifera chromosome 3, dImpGla2.1, whole genome shotgun sequence and contains these coding sequences:
- the LOC124932946 gene encoding embryogenic cell protein 40-like, which gives rise to MAELRDEFGNPIQLTDELGNPVKLTDEHGNPVHITGVATPVGAGGTLKDMFKKDEPVDLFKKDEPVDFFKKEESSAVMSGAALSGGRHPVEKIDKPSSMKTKLDRSSSSSSSSSEEDDGMGGRRKKGLKEKLREKLNLGKEKEKEEGAFAAPVAFPATVPAAKVTTYPAEPLHEKKSMLEKIKEKLPGHHGH
- the LOC124930359 gene encoding uncharacterized protein LOC124930359; the encoded protein is MRSSSGSGSLISANYSVPILLGDNFKNWKKSILIHLGCMDLDLALRIDQPTPLTDVSTTDQRQMFEKWERSNRLSLMIIKKSIPEIFRGTISDDITKAEEFLIEIEKRFTKSDKAEMSTFLKSLITMRYLGKGNIREYILNMSNVASKLRALKLDLSKDMLVLLVLLNTISSKLVITVKRRNELLMNSFLTVLKRKKE